The Magnetococcus sp. PR-3 DNA segment AAAATGGAGAGTAATGGATCTTCTCTACCCTTCCTTACGTTAGATATTATGATGCACATCACACCTTGGTTGTCATAAACGTGGTCTGCTCTATCAACAGCTAGAACAGCGGGGATCTGGTGTGTACCGACAATTGATCCCACAACAGGATGGTCAGGTTGCCTGTGATTTTGAAGCAACCCATACGCCACCGGCCAAAACAGCTCTGGTTCATGCACAGGGTGCAACCTGGTTGATCACCCCCATCCATCCCGTGCCCCATCTTTTGGTGGTGGGTGGAGGGGTGGTGCCCGACCGGTTGTATCCCTAGCCCATGACTGGGTTGGATGGTCTCGGTGTGGGATCCTTGCCCAGCCAATGCGCAGCGACGTTTTTTTATGAAAGCAGACCATCTGTTGCAAGGGCCCGTTATGCAACGGCCTGCTTTTATACCGAGCCAACGGGTGGATGCCGCCGTATTGATGAGCCACAATATTTCGTTAGATGCTCAAGCTTTGGTACAACTGAATGGGCAATCTCTCACCTATTTGGCGTTGCTCGGACCCATCAATCGGCGTAAGTGGGTGATACAAGTGGCAGGTCTACAGAATGAGTATCTCCACCCTCCTCTGTGTGGTCCTGCGGGGCTGAATATCG contains these protein-coding regions:
- a CDS encoding XdhC family protein, translating into MVSVWDPCPANAQRRFFMKADHLLQGPVMQRPAFIPSQRVDAAVLMSHNISLDAQALVQLNGQSLTYLALLGPINRRKWVIQVAGLQNEYLHPPLCGPAGLNIGGELPESMALSILAEAHAALYQ